A genomic window from Spodoptera frugiperda isolate SF20-4 chromosome 29, AGI-APGP_CSIRO_Sfru_2.0, whole genome shotgun sequence includes:
- the LOC118268540 gene encoding uncharacterized protein LOC118268540 yields MSLYKILVIFLLVNKCEGTVNPYGPTVVRDYANCISTIIENEFNEPGLLIFANTNNVSTSVSNIRTVLLKRLHETMNFSVEIMSPGKEVEICDKDNYNLGVLHVDTFVAIPSANYFIIIIDSYTDFSYLASKLIRSRSWNPFAKFIILLFNYVRNDKINIEYVEKVLSCLFKYNAINIVIAVPQASNVRNAIIYSWRPYDPPKYCGYFNETAKDRLVAVNTCERGRLKYNNSVFEDKVPYDMNGCVMEILALQRQPFISDDEQYTSIEKIMIDRMLKRFKMKAHYHFLEGFRGERENVGEWNGALKKLSSKTGQLLLGGIFPDFDVHEDFETTTTYLADVYTWVVPRAPKSAPWVALVFVFKRLVWYSVIVCFVLCGIAWTVIGRLSGESPYNKSLFHCFLNTWITTMGFVTYLHPKKDSLRVYFVFLNMYCILFSAAYQTQLFDVLTRTSYDHQMNTVQELVDSGIKFGGYEELHDLFYNSTDPFDNLIGEKWVDIENITDALINVAVYRNFSLLCSKLELKHISAVTPALSDNAGNYNYHTFSDNVFNVPIETIALRGFPFMLKFSTTITIFKQSGLNEGLRHQFTEFTERRRARQLRDLLKEKSDVSPLTAKHLQGGFFALFLGYVSGIFTLIAEVLVNTGSFKKKFAQCKRKLNFM; encoded by the coding sequence ATGTCGCTTTACAAAATTCTAGTGATATTCTTGCTAGTTAATAAATGTGAAGGGACCGTGAATCCATACGGACCGACTGTTGTTAGAGACTACGCTAATTGCATCAGTACtataattgaaaatgaatttaACGAACCCGGTCTCTTGATATTCGCGAACACAAATAATGTTAGCACTTCAGTGTCTAATATAAGAACAGTTTTGTTGAAAAGGCTccatgaaacaatgaattttagTGTGGAAATCATGAGCCCTGGGAAAGAAGTGGAAATCTGTGATAAAGACAATTATAACCTCGGAGTTTTACACGTCGATACTTTCGTAGCCATACCGTCagccaattattttattatcataatagaCAGTTATACAGATTTTTCATACTTAGCCAGCAAACTTATAAGGTCGCGTTCTTGGAATCCATTTGCAAAGTTCATCATTTTACTTTTCAACTACGTTCGGaacgataaaattaatatcgaaTACGTTGAGAAAGTACTTAGCTGCCTCTTCAAATATAAcgcaataaatattgttatcgcCGTACCTCAAGCAAGTAATGTTCGTAATGCGATTATTTACAGTTGGAGACCTTACGACCCACCAAAGTATTGCGGTTACTTTAATGAAACAGCTAAAGATAGACTAGTTGCAGTAAATACGTGTGAGCGAGGGAGGCTGAAATACAATAATAGTGTTTTTGAAGACAAAGTTCCATACGACATGAATGGCTGTGTAATGGAAATACTAGCATTGCAGAGACAGCCGTTCATAAGTGATGATGAACAGTATACAAGTATTGAAAAAATTATGATCGACAGAATGCTAAAGCGGTTCAAAATGAAAGCTCATTATCATTTCTTAGAAGGATTTCGAGGGGAAAGGGAAAATGTTGGTGAATGGAACGGAGCGCTAAAGAAACTATCATCGAAGACTGGACAATTGCTTCTAGGTGGTATATTTCCAGATTTTGACGTGCACGAAGATTTTGAAACTACTACGACGTATTTAGCAGATGTTTATACTTGGGTCGTTCCAAGAGCTCCTAAATCAGCGCCGTGGGTGGCtttagtatttgtatttaaGCGATTGGTATGGTATTCAGTTATAGTTTGCTTTGTTCTGTGTGGAATAGCATGGACAGTTATTGGTCGGCTTAGCGGTGAATCTCCGTACAATAAATCactttttcattgttttcttaATACTTGGATAACTACTATGGGTTTCGTTACATACTTACATCCAAAGAAAGACAGTCTACGTGTTTACTTCGTATTTCTCAACATGTACTGTATATTATTCTCAGCAGCATATCAAACGCAACTATTCGATGTTTTGACACGGACTTCTTACGATCACCAAATGAACACAGTTCAGGAGTTAGTTGACAGTGGCATAAAATTTGGTGGTTATGAAGAGTTGCACGATTTATTCTATAACTCAACTGATCCGTTTGATAACCTGATAGGTGAGAAATGGGTTGACATCGAAAACATTACTGATGCTTTGATTAATGTTGCTGTTTATAGGAATTTCTCGTTGCTGTGCAGTAAACTCGAGTTGAAACATATATCTGCAGTTACACCTGCATTGAGTGACAATGCTGGGAATTATAATTATCACACGTTTTCTGATAACGTTTTTAATGTACCCATAGAGACGATAGCGTTGAGAGGATTCCCTTTTATGTTGAAGTTTTCAAccacaataacaatatttaagcAGAGTGGTTTAAACGAGGGTTTGAGACATCAGTTTACAGAATTTACTGAGAGAAGAAGAGCTCGTCAACTGCGAGatctgttgaaggaaaaatcCGATGTTAGTCCACTGACGGCGAAACATCTTCAAGGCGGATTCTTTGCTTTATTCCTAGGTTATGTGAGCGGCATTTTCACTCTTATTGCCGAAGTCTTAGTGAACACTGGATCTTTCAAGAAAAAGTTTGCTCagtgtaaaagaaaattaaactttatgtaa